One Paraburkholderia flagellata genomic window carries:
- a CDS encoding 2-oxoglutarate dehydrogenase encodes MSIFKKLWCITPLMICAVAAVTSANAKAATQAVAPVQLPKGGHGVDGPFFPSNRPTPLTPSTGTQLQQQAQQRVAARLGANSALSNGASITKAQAQSSGLGYIAQHFDQIDTAHTGRVSMSDVQQYLKKQGQ; translated from the coding sequence ATGTCTATATTCAAAAAGCTGTGGTGCATTACGCCGCTCATGATTTGCGCGGTTGCCGCGGTCACTTCGGCCAACGCCAAGGCTGCAACGCAGGCCGTGGCGCCCGTTCAACTCCCGAAGGGCGGCCACGGTGTGGATGGCCCATTTTTCCCGTCGAATCGGCCAACGCCGCTCACGCCCTCCACGGGTACGCAATTGCAGCAGCAGGCACAACAGCGAGTGGCGGCTCGACTGGGCGCGAACTCGGCGTTGAGCAACGGTGCTTCGATCACGAAAGCACAGGCGCAAAGCAGCGGGCTGGGGTATATCGCGCAGCACTTCGATCAGATCGACACGGCGCATACAGGCCGTGTGTCGATGAGCGACGTGCAGCAATATCTGAAGAAGCAGGGCCAATGA
- a CDS encoding YMGG-like glycine zipper-containing protein, with protein sequence MRVNRIALIPAAILIAASALPVRAQQTVVYPSKGQSAQQQSADEGACYAWAKQKTGIDPAVVANAAPQAQAQNGQRVRGAAGGAAIGAAAGAIGGNAGHGAAVGAVAGTVAGGVAHRRDERAAEAQNAQMESAQQQALASYHQAWDACMQGRGYSVR encoded by the coding sequence ATGAGAGTCAATCGCATCGCACTTATTCCTGCCGCAATTCTGATCGCGGCATCGGCACTTCCGGTTCGTGCCCAGCAAACCGTCGTGTATCCGTCGAAAGGTCAAAGCGCTCAACAGCAAAGCGCTGATGAGGGTGCTTGCTATGCGTGGGCAAAACAGAAAACGGGCATTGACCCGGCTGTAGTTGCAAACGCTGCGCCGCAAGCTCAAGCGCAGAACGGACAGCGCGTCCGGGGGGCCGCCGGAGGCGCGGCCATCGGCGCAGCCGCTGGTGCGATCGGTGGCAACGCAGGTCACGGCGCCGCCGTCGGCGCCGTGGCTGGCACGGTTGCCGGCGGCGTTGCGCACCGGCGCGATGAGCGTGCCGCCGAGGCGCAGAACGCACAGATGGAGTCAGCGCAGCAACAGGCGCTCGCAAGCTATCACCAGGCGTGGGATGCTTGCATGCAGGGCCGGGGCTACTCGGTGCGCTAA
- a CDS encoding BON domain-containing protein yields the protein MKAIITSTLALLISSAMVPVVQAQTDSGASDSQLAHDVRVSLARNGVSNSHVFVFARGGTVTLLGFVPEHEQVALAERTAASVPGVQSVDSWLARGR from the coding sequence GTGAAAGCCATCATCACTTCCACGCTCGCATTACTGATTTCCAGCGCCATGGTGCCGGTCGTTCAGGCGCAAACCGACTCGGGAGCAAGCGACTCGCAACTCGCACACGACGTCCGGGTCAGTCTCGCGCGCAACGGCGTGAGCAATTCTCATGTATTTGTGTTTGCCCGGGGAGGCACGGTCACGCTGCTCGGATTCGTACCCGAGCACGAACAGGTCGCGCTGGCCGAACGCACTGCGGCTTCCGTGCCGGGCGTGCAATCGGTGGACAGTTGGCTTGCGCGTGGCCGCTGA
- a CDS encoding porin translates to MKRKLIALSVMAAATTMAHAQSSVTLYGRIDNGVQYETGLPGGNKFSAQSGDWGCSWFGLLGSEDLGGGTKAVFQLEGQLNTMTGASAGNLFGRHATVGFSNDRFGLFKVGNLGAGELSQDSWGADPQLMQRYAISTLVRGRNWASTTNGAEYDSPTLFGGLVFKGQYSLTNNTSWNSAPVNAQGVPTGQGRTNAVEGIYTWGSGDFRVIYDEVRGANGSFNNVYSASRSILVGGTYVLGPVKLYAGYQHLSAPDATDASMGVSGTQPAGVSAPTAVNHEWIGAGWQVNDASAITAAVFHANANNGNGNATLFTLGTTYNLSKRTFLYAEAGYVHNSSTSNINLGNGPYGNNNFDAATGTSSNDNPNYGHSQTGVFTGIMHMF, encoded by the coding sequence ATGAAAAGGAAGCTTATTGCTTTGTCGGTGATGGCAGCTGCAACGACGATGGCGCACGCGCAGAGCAGCGTCACGCTGTATGGTCGTATCGACAACGGCGTGCAGTATGAAACCGGCCTGCCGGGCGGTAACAAGTTCTCGGCACAGAGCGGCGACTGGGGTTGCTCCTGGTTCGGCCTGCTGGGTTCGGAAGATCTCGGTGGCGGCACGAAGGCTGTCTTCCAGCTGGAAGGCCAGCTGAATACGATGACGGGCGCTTCGGCGGGCAACCTGTTTGGCCGTCACGCCACGGTGGGCTTCTCGAACGATCGCTTCGGTCTGTTCAAGGTGGGTAATCTCGGCGCTGGCGAACTTTCGCAGGACAGCTGGGGCGCCGACCCGCAGTTGATGCAGCGTTACGCCATCTCGACGCTGGTGCGCGGCCGTAACTGGGCGAGCACGACCAACGGCGCCGAATATGACTCGCCTACGCTGTTCGGCGGTCTCGTGTTCAAGGGCCAGTATTCGCTGACCAACAACACGAGCTGGAACTCGGCGCCGGTCAATGCACAAGGCGTGCCGACTGGCCAGGGCCGTACGAACGCGGTTGAAGGTATCTACACGTGGGGCAGCGGCGATTTTCGCGTGATCTATGACGAAGTCCGCGGCGCAAACGGTTCGTTCAACAACGTGTATTCGGCGTCGCGCTCGATTCTTGTTGGCGGCACGTACGTGCTCGGTCCTGTCAAGCTGTACGCGGGCTACCAGCACTTGAGCGCACCGGACGCCACCGACGCAAGCATGGGCGTGTCCGGCACGCAGCCGGCTGGCGTGAGCGCGCCGACGGCGGTGAACCACGAGTGGATCGGTGCTGGCTGGCAGGTGAACGACGCTTCGGCGATCACCGCTGCAGTGTTCCATGCGAACGCGAACAACGGCAACGGCAATGCCACGCTGTTCACGCTCGGCACGACGTACAACCTCTCGAAGCGCACGTTCCTGTACGCGGAAGCCGGCTACGTTCACAACAGCTCGACGTCGAACATCAACCTCGGCAACGGTCCGTACGGCAACAACAACTTCGACGCGGCGACGGGCACGTCGTCGAACGACAACCCGAACTACGGCCACAGCCAGACCGGCGTGTTCACGGGCATCATGCACATGTTCTGA
- a CDS encoding LacI family DNA-binding transcriptional regulator — translation MTDGTNEAPGAPSVPSGPNAGPNVTLEEIARAAGVSPSTVSRILNGTARVLPEKQRAVEEAIARFNYRPNVLARSLASGRTETIGVLTQAVSSPFYAEWLRGIEEALSEPGFTPIFVSSRWNVVDEKARLEEFVARRVDGIILLHAQLDEPTLTEYSRYAPMLVLGRSVQNGMALAGLPIDNLQGARDATSHLIEQGHREIAFIAGPSNHEDAIERLEGYRIALEEAGIGFDADLVEQGDYLETGGVAAMERLLARRPSLSAVFCANDQTAYGARLAMFRRGVRVPEDVSLVGFDDLPTSSYMTPPLTTVRQPTYEIGRLAAQGIVQMIRKQPIALSPIPLTLVTRETTRRIGPSLNKGNTHA, via the coding sequence ATGACCGATGGCACCAACGAAGCACCCGGCGCGCCCAGTGTCCCCAGTGGTCCCAATGCGGGTCCCAATGTGACGCTGGAAGAAATCGCGCGCGCAGCCGGTGTTTCTCCGAGTACGGTGTCGCGCATCCTGAACGGCACCGCACGTGTACTTCCCGAAAAACAGCGCGCGGTGGAAGAGGCGATCGCGCGGTTCAACTATCGGCCAAATGTGCTGGCGCGCAGTCTTGCGAGCGGCCGGACCGAAACCATCGGCGTACTGACGCAGGCCGTGTCGAGCCCGTTTTACGCCGAGTGGCTGCGCGGGATCGAAGAGGCGCTTTCCGAGCCAGGCTTCACGCCGATTTTCGTGAGCAGCCGCTGGAATGTCGTCGACGAAAAGGCTCGCCTCGAAGAATTCGTCGCACGCCGCGTGGACGGCATCATTTTGCTGCACGCACAACTCGACGAGCCGACGCTCACCGAATATTCGCGCTACGCACCCATGCTCGTGCTGGGGCGCTCGGTGCAAAACGGCATGGCGCTAGCCGGCCTGCCGATCGACAACCTGCAGGGCGCTCGCGACGCGACGAGCCATCTGATCGAGCAGGGCCACCGCGAGATCGCGTTTATTGCTGGCCCGAGCAATCACGAGGACGCGATCGAGCGTCTCGAAGGCTACCGCATCGCACTGGAAGAAGCAGGCATCGGCTTCGACGCCGATCTGGTCGAGCAGGGCGATTACCTCGAAACAGGTGGAGTCGCGGCGATGGAGCGGTTGCTGGCGCGCCGGCCGTCGCTGAGTGCGGTGTTCTGCGCGAACGACCAGACCGCGTACGGTGCGCGTCTTGCGATGTTTCGCCGCGGCGTGCGCGTGCCCGAAGACGTATCGCTGGTCGGCTTCGACGATCTGCCTACATCTTCGTATATGACGCCGCCTTTGACGACGGTCAGGCAGCCGACCTATGAAATCGGCCGACTCGCGGCGCAAGGCATCGTGCAGATGATCCGCAAGCAGCCCATTGCGCTGAGCCCGATTCCGCTCACGCTCGTGACGCGCGAAACGACGCGTCGCATAGGGCCTTCGTTGAACAAGGGAAACACACATGCGTGA
- a CDS encoding ABC transporter substrate-binding protein: MDFRFSGTAAAVLLSLATVAAHANTTLTVAVFPKLDQEIKDAIPAWKKLHPDVDIKVTSLAIGDHHNAMTTALATSSDLPDVMAVEVGFIGRFAAGGGLEDLAKPPYSAGQYKSQFINYTFAQATTQDGQIVGMPGDIGPGTLFYRKDILDKAGVTEADLTKSWDSYLAAGQKIKKTTGAYLMASSRDIEDIYIRADLKEGDGVYFDKAGNPVVTSPRFVKAFELAKKARDLGLDAKITPWSNEWAESFKRGTVATQMMGAWLGGHLSSWIAPDTKGLWRATNLPGGAYASFGGTFWSIPAKATQKPLSWEFIKFLTTRTDEQLASFRSIDAFPALLSAQHDDFFAQPVAFLGDEKARLIWRDAAAHIPAIQRSKYDQVAEEAVHSALDKVVDSNEDIHQALQEAQAEITHRVRR; encoded by the coding sequence ATGGATTTCCGTTTTTCAGGCACTGCCGCCGCCGTTTTGCTCAGCCTGGCTACAGTGGCTGCGCATGCCAACACCACGCTGACCGTCGCGGTGTTTCCGAAGCTCGACCAGGAGATCAAGGACGCGATTCCCGCGTGGAAGAAGCTGCATCCGGACGTCGACATCAAGGTGACGTCGCTCGCGATCGGCGATCACCACAACGCGATGACCACCGCGCTCGCAACCAGTTCGGACCTGCCCGATGTGATGGCCGTGGAAGTCGGCTTCATTGGCCGCTTCGCGGCAGGCGGCGGTCTCGAAGACCTGGCCAAGCCGCCTTATAGCGCGGGTCAGTACAAGAGCCAGTTCATCAACTACACGTTCGCGCAGGCCACCACGCAGGACGGCCAGATTGTCGGCATGCCGGGCGATATCGGCCCCGGCACGCTGTTCTACCGCAAGGACATTCTCGACAAGGCCGGCGTGACCGAAGCCGATCTGACGAAGTCTTGGGACTCGTATCTCGCGGCAGGCCAGAAGATCAAGAAGACGACGGGTGCGTACCTGATGGCGTCGTCGCGCGATATCGAAGACATCTATATTCGCGCGGACCTGAAGGAAGGCGATGGCGTGTACTTCGACAAGGCCGGCAATCCGGTCGTGACGTCGCCGCGCTTCGTGAAGGCGTTCGAGCTTGCGAAGAAAGCCCGTGATCTCGGCCTCGACGCGAAGATCACGCCGTGGTCGAACGAATGGGCCGAAAGCTTCAAGCGCGGCACGGTCGCGACGCAAATGATGGGCGCCTGGCTTGGCGGCCACCTCTCGTCTTGGATCGCACCGGACACGAAGGGTCTCTGGCGCGCGACGAATCTGCCTGGCGGCGCTTATGCGTCGTTCGGCGGCACGTTCTGGTCGATTCCGGCGAAGGCCACGCAAAAGCCGTTGTCGTGGGAGTTCATCAAGTTCCTGACGACGCGCACGGACGAGCAGCTCGCTTCGTTCCGCTCGATCGACGCCTTCCCGGCACTGCTTTCCGCACAGCACGACGACTTCTTTGCGCAGCCCGTGGCGTTCCTCGGCGACGAGAAAGCGCGTCTGATCTGGCGTGATGCGGCGGCGCATATTCCGGCGATCCAGCGCAGCAAGTACGACCAGGTTGCCGAAGAGGCGGTTCACTCGGCGCTCGACAAGGTGGTCGACAGCAACGAGGACATCCATCAGGCGCTGCAGGAAGCACAGGCTGAGATCACACATCGCGTCCGCCGTTAA
- a CDS encoding carbohydrate ABC transporter permease: protein MNSPLPTTEQVSREGLVRDTLAPLAHARGKPRVNPVKIAPYLFLAPFFVLFAVFLAFPLLFSLYLSFQSWDATAGLASMKWVGLSNFTFTLTDPWYWKSLYNTASMAVMSGVPQHLIALPLAFFLQTAFRRWRNFVVGLYFLPFITSSVAIALIFSSLYSTDFGMINLAITEIGKIPGLHWIVPSKPIEWLYNPANVKPAVSVVVFWRYVGWNTVLYLSALQTIPKDIYEAARIDGANGWQQFTRITIPLLKPMIFFAVTLSIIGGLQLFEEPFILLPNDGMGTSQSGLTTAVYMYRTAFHDGDFGTASSIAWLLFITISALMWLNTRIFHRSGMKEEAQR from the coding sequence ATGAACTCTCCTCTGCCCACAACTGAACAGGTCTCCCGGGAAGGGCTCGTACGCGACACGCTCGCGCCGCTCGCCCACGCTCGTGGAAAGCCGCGGGTCAACCCGGTCAAGATCGCGCCGTACCTGTTTCTAGCGCCGTTTTTTGTGCTGTTCGCCGTGTTTTTGGCCTTTCCGCTGCTGTTTTCGCTGTATCTCTCATTCCAGAGCTGGGACGCGACGGCGGGACTGGCGAGCATGAAGTGGGTGGGCCTGTCGAACTTCACATTTACGCTGACTGACCCGTGGTACTGGAAATCGCTCTACAACACGGCTTCGATGGCGGTCATGTCCGGCGTGCCGCAGCACCTCATTGCCCTGCCGCTGGCGTTCTTTCTGCAGACCGCGTTCCGCCGCTGGCGCAATTTCGTGGTGGGACTGTATTTTCTGCCCTTCATCACGTCGAGCGTAGCTATCGCGCTGATTTTCTCGTCGCTGTATTCGACCGACTTCGGCATGATCAACCTCGCCATTACCGAAATAGGCAAGATTCCGGGGCTGCACTGGATCGTGCCTTCGAAACCGATCGAGTGGCTGTACAACCCGGCCAATGTGAAACCGGCGGTCTCCGTGGTCGTCTTCTGGCGCTACGTCGGCTGGAATACCGTGCTTTATCTGTCTGCACTGCAGACCATTCCGAAGGATATTTACGAAGCGGCGCGCATTGACGGCGCGAACGGCTGGCAACAGTTCACGCGCATCACGATTCCGCTTCTCAAGCCGATGATCTTTTTCGCGGTCACGCTTTCGATCATCGGCGGGCTGCAACTGTTCGAAGAGCCTTTCATCCTGCTCCCGAACGACGGCATGGGTACGAGCCAGTCCGGCTTGACCACGGCGGTCTACATGTACCGCACGGCATTCCACGACGGCGACTTCGGCACAGCCAGTTCGATTGCGTGGCTGCTCTTCATCACGATTTCCGCGCTGATGTGGCTCAACACGCGCATTTTCCACCGCAGCGGCATGAAAGAGGAGGCACAGCGATGA
- a CDS encoding carbohydrate ABC transporter permease produces MKLSKNKARYTGYVVVLTGAVLMFSPFWFMFVFATHTSSEIFSMPPPLWFGNAFLDNMASLMRHIPFWRNLGWSFYTATIQTVLTLLVTSMAGYAFAMYEFRFKKTLFAVALTAMLVPPFLSMIPTFMTMNLLGWINQPRALYVPGAAAALGVFLMRQYISSAIPSDLIEAARIDGCGEFRIYWSIVLPLLGPALGTLGLISFIQAWNNFLSALVVLRSPSMYTLPLALRILQSPTNSDWGAVMAGSAVAVVPLLVLFAFTSRRLIDGLTTGAVKA; encoded by the coding sequence ATGAAACTGTCCAAAAACAAGGCACGTTATACGGGTTACGTCGTCGTGCTGACTGGGGCGGTGCTGATGTTCTCGCCGTTCTGGTTCATGTTCGTCTTCGCCACGCACACGAGTTCGGAGATTTTCTCGATGCCGCCGCCGCTCTGGTTCGGCAACGCGTTTCTCGACAACATGGCGTCGCTCATGCGGCACATTCCGTTCTGGCGCAATCTGGGCTGGAGCTTTTACACGGCCACGATTCAGACCGTGCTGACGCTGCTCGTTACGTCGATGGCAGGTTACGCGTTCGCCATGTACGAGTTCCGCTTCAAGAAGACGCTCTTTGCCGTTGCGCTCACAGCCATGCTGGTGCCGCCGTTCCTCAGCATGATTCCGACCTTCATGACGATGAACCTGCTCGGCTGGATCAATCAGCCGCGCGCGCTGTATGTGCCAGGCGCTGCCGCCGCGCTCGGCGTGTTCCTCATGCGTCAGTACATCTCGTCGGCCATTCCGTCCGACCTGATTGAGGCGGCGCGCATCGACGGCTGCGGCGAGTTCCGCATTTACTGGAGCATCGTGCTGCCGCTGCTCGGACCGGCACTCGGCACGCTTGGGCTCATCAGCTTCATTCAGGCCTGGAATAACTTCCTCTCGGCGCTCGTCGTACTGCGTTCGCCTTCGATGTACACGCTGCCCCTCGCGCTGCGCATTTTGCAAAGCCCGACCAATTCGGACTGGGGCGCGGTGATGGCGGGTTCGGCGGTCGCGGTGGTGCCGTTGCTCGTGCTGTTCGCTTTCACCTCGCGGCGTTTGATCGACGGTTTGACGACCGGCGCGGTCAAGGCCTGA
- a CDS encoding GH1 family beta-glucosidase yields MSTFRFKEDFVWGVATSSYQIEGAAREDGRGESIWDTFCRVPGKVVKGESGDVACDHYHRFEEDLDLMAQMGVNAYRFSIAWPRVQPDGRGAYNEKGLAFYERLVDGLLERGIQPFATLYHWDLPQALQTSQNGWESRDTAYRFADYARKIGSVLGDRVASIATHNEPWCTAWLGNATGYFAPGNADLKKAAHVAHHLLLSHGLAVQAMRADGVKAPLGIVLNQSPAHGATDAPEDLAAASLEYAKFVRWYMDPIFKGEYPAEALQWYGANGPQEVIREGDFDIIGTPLDFLGINYYTRIFASASGEKRPPGVHGFTDMDWEVYPEGLTELLTKLNAEYKLPPIYITENGCAAKDVLENGRVQDTDRIQFLDLHLAALSEAAQQGVDVAGYFAWSMLDNFEWASGYDKRFGMVYVDYETQKRTLKDSAHWYSQVIAEHAAAEAAR; encoded by the coding sequence ATGTCGACGTTTCGATTCAAGGAAGACTTCGTTTGGGGCGTGGCCACCAGCTCGTATCAGATCGAAGGCGCAGCGCGTGAGGACGGCCGTGGCGAGTCGATCTGGGACACGTTCTGCCGTGTGCCCGGCAAGGTCGTCAAAGGCGAGAGCGGCGACGTGGCCTGCGATCACTACCATCGCTTCGAGGAAGATCTCGATCTGATGGCGCAAATGGGCGTCAATGCTTACCGCTTTTCGATTGCATGGCCGCGTGTGCAGCCGGATGGCCGCGGCGCGTACAACGAAAAGGGCCTCGCGTTCTACGAGCGTCTAGTCGACGGCTTGCTCGAGCGCGGCATTCAGCCGTTCGCGACGCTCTATCACTGGGACTTGCCGCAAGCGTTGCAGACGTCGCAAAACGGTTGGGAAAGCCGCGACACGGCGTATCGTTTCGCAGACTACGCACGCAAGATCGGCAGCGTGCTCGGCGACCGGGTGGCTTCGATCGCCACGCACAACGAGCCCTGGTGTACCGCGTGGCTCGGCAATGCAACGGGTTACTTCGCGCCGGGCAACGCGGACCTGAAGAAAGCGGCCCACGTGGCGCATCATCTGCTGCTTTCGCACGGCCTCGCGGTTCAGGCCATGCGCGCCGATGGCGTGAAGGCGCCGCTTGGCATCGTGCTCAACCAGTCGCCGGCACACGGCGCGACCGACGCGCCCGAAGATCTGGCTGCCGCATCGCTCGAATACGCGAAGTTCGTGCGCTGGTACATGGACCCGATCTTCAAGGGCGAATATCCGGCCGAAGCGTTGCAATGGTATGGCGCGAACGGCCCGCAGGAGGTGATTCGCGAAGGCGACTTCGACATCATCGGCACGCCGCTCGACTTCCTCGGCATCAACTATTACACGCGAATTTTCGCAAGCGCTTCAGGCGAAAAGCGTCCACCGGGCGTGCACGGCTTCACGGACATGGACTGGGAAGTCTATCCGGAAGGCCTCACCGAACTGCTCACGAAGCTCAACGCCGAGTACAAGCTGCCGCCGATTTACATCACCGAGAACGGCTGCGCGGCGAAAGACGTGCTCGAAAACGGCCGCGTGCAGGACACCGACCGCATCCAGTTCCTCGATCTGCATCTGGCCGCACTGTCCGAAGCCGCACAACAAGGTGTGGACGTGGCCGGCTATTTCGCATGGAGCATGCTGGACAACTTTGAATGGGCGTCCGGTTACGACAAGCGCTTCGGCATGGTGTATGTCGACTACGAGACCCAGAAGCGCACGCTGAAGGACAGCGCGCACTGGTATAGCCAGGTCATCGCGGAACATGCCGCCGCTGAGGCAGCCCGCTAA
- a CDS encoding ABC transporter ATP-binding protein — protein sequence MGELVLRNVAKTYGEGPQIIQGIDLHIPDGQFTVFVGPSGCGKSTMLRMIAGLEEVSGGDILIDGVRVNDLQPVDRGVSMVFQSYALYPHMTVEQNMGFSLKLSGKSKREVREVVGRAAEILQITHLLDRKPKALSGGQRQRVAIGRAIVRKPRVFLFDEPLSNLDAALRVQMRIELAKLHRELGTTMIYVTHDQVEAMTLGEQIVVFNKGNIEQTGAPLDLYDRPANRFVGGFIGSPQMNMLSATVVSQNGVQTVLALAGASHRIALSGRPDRALNGELTLGVRAEHLSIGLADEGIAARVELVEHLGDVSILHARLDGMAHAIALKLDKKDAQYEPGARVGIKVASSAVTLFDTKGAAVTFERPEVGEHVQAVV from the coding sequence ATGGGCGAACTCGTATTGCGCAACGTCGCGAAGACGTACGGCGAAGGTCCGCAGATCATTCAGGGCATCGATCTTCATATTCCGGACGGACAGTTCACGGTATTCGTCGGGCCCTCGGGTTGCGGGAAGTCGACCATGCTGCGCATGATCGCCGGGCTCGAGGAAGTGAGCGGCGGCGACATTCTGATCGACGGCGTGCGTGTGAACGATTTGCAGCCGGTGGACCGCGGCGTGTCGATGGTGTTCCAGAGCTATGCGCTCTATCCGCATATGACGGTTGAGCAGAATATGGGCTTTTCGCTCAAGCTCTCGGGCAAATCGAAGCGCGAAGTGCGCGAAGTAGTGGGCCGTGCCGCCGAAATCCTGCAGATCACGCACCTGCTCGATCGCAAGCCCAAGGCGCTCTCGGGCGGCCAGCGGCAACGAGTCGCGATCGGCCGCGCGATCGTGCGCAAGCCACGTGTGTTTCTGTTCGACGAACCGCTGTCGAATCTCGATGCGGCACTGCGCGTGCAAATGCGCATCGAACTGGCGAAGCTGCACCGTGAACTCGGCACGACGATGATTTACGTCACGCACGATCAGGTCGAAGCGATGACGCTAGGCGAGCAGATCGTGGTGTTCAACAAAGGCAACATCGAACAGACGGGCGCACCGCTCGATCTGTACGACCGGCCCGCGAACCGTTTTGTCGGCGGCTTTATCGGCTCGCCGCAAATGAACATGCTCAGCGCCACGGTCGTGTCGCAAAACGGCGTGCAAACCGTCCTGGCGCTCGCGGGTGCGAGCCACCGCATCGCGCTGTCGGGTCGTCCGGACCGTGCGCTCAACGGCGAATTGACCTTGGGCGTGCGCGCCGAACACCTGAGCATCGGCTTGGCGGACGAAGGCATCGCCGCCCGTGTCGAACTGGTCGAACATCTGGGCGACGTGTCGATCCTGCACGCGCGTCTGGATGGCATGGCGCACGCCATTGCACTCAAGCTCGACAAGAAGGACGCGCAGTACGAACCGGGTGCACGCGTAGGCATCAAGGTGGCGTCGTCCGCGGTCACGCTTTTCGACACGAAGGGCGCGGCGGTGACGTTCGAGCGCCCCGAAGTGGGGGAGCACGTTCAAGCCGTCGTTTGA
- a CDS encoding type II toxin-antitoxin system Phd/YefM family antitoxin: MEKRVSKAIFKSRACELFRQVETLGETVIVTDRGQPTIEIRPYRSKTENPLELLRASITHFNLKHALAPVPAEQEE, from the coding sequence ATGGAAAAGCGAGTATCTAAAGCCATTTTCAAGTCCCGGGCCTGCGAGCTGTTCCGCCAGGTCGAAACGCTGGGCGAAACTGTCATCGTGACGGACAGGGGACAACCCACCATTGAAATCCGGCCGTATCGCAGCAAGACGGAGAATCCGCTCGAACTGCTGCGCGCGTCGATCACGCATTTCAATCTCAAGCACGCGCTTGCACCGGTCCCCGCCGAGCAGGAAGAGTAA
- a CDS encoding type II toxin-antitoxin system VapC family toxin, translating to MITLDTLALVCWLGKQKALSQAAHDAIDRELDGGEILISAISALEIAEFVKAGSLGLSMDARSWLSTFLKLDGVRLIPVDSEIAFRAATLPPALTSHQRLIVATARTHGGALVTSDAKVRASTYVETIW from the coding sequence ATGATCACGCTCGACACGCTTGCGCTCGTGTGCTGGCTCGGCAAGCAGAAAGCGTTGAGCCAGGCCGCGCACGATGCGATCGACCGCGAACTCGACGGCGGCGAGATCCTCATTTCTGCAATCAGCGCGCTGGAAATCGCGGAGTTCGTGAAGGCCGGCAGCCTCGGGCTTTCCATGGACGCCCGTAGCTGGCTCTCCACTTTTCTGAAGCTGGATGGCGTGCGCCTGATTCCGGTCGATTCCGAAATTGCGTTTCGTGCGGCGACGCTGCCGCCCGCGCTCACTTCGCATCAGAGGCTGATCGTCGCGACCGCCCGCACGCATGGCGGCGCGCTCGTGACCTCCGATGCGAAGGTGCGCGCTTCGACTTACGTCGAAACGATCTGGTGA